The Gossypium hirsutum isolate 1008001.06 chromosome D07, Gossypium_hirsutum_v2.1, whole genome shotgun sequence genome includes the window acATTTGTACTTATCGTATTTTAGATTGATGAAAAATTGGAATTTTTTAACAATCCTATATAATATTTTAGGCTCAGAACTTTTTCTTTTACTATAAATAGTGGTAAATTCtcactagaggtgctcatgggccgggccaggctgggcccataaaaaatttcgGTCCGGGTcctaggcccgaaatatgggcctaaatttttgcccaagcccggcccgataaaaattcataagcccgggcccggcccgttttctaaataaatacaaaaaaattattttaaaaatttaaaaaaatttaaaaaaagtattttaaaaatattttaaaattaaaaaaattttgaaaaagtattttaaaattaaaaaaattttgaaaaattattttaaaattaaaaaaataaaaaataaaatatttattatattcgggccgggccgggccaggcccgggTAAAAAAAGTAGTGcctgaggcccggcccatttttaaattgggcctcatttttttgcccaagcccatatttcgggccgtcggaccgggccgggccgcccggcccatgagcacctctagttctCACCAATTTTCTTTAAGTTCTTAAGAATTTCTTTCATTAAAGAAACATCATGATAGAGTTTATAGTCAAAAGTTATAATTGAAAGTTGTATCCTACTCATAAAAATGAATCACGTTGGTGTCGAATCGTATTTAGGCTTTTTTAGCATtgcttttcaaaaatatttttcggGTCAAAAGTGCTTTTCAAACAAGAAGCGATGCTAAACAAACAACTTGTGGAGTCGGAAGTGCTTTTGAACCTAAAAGCAAAAGTAATTTGTTTTAGCTTTTGCTATTGACAAAAATGCTTTTGGACCAAATGACAGTTTTAAcccttataatatattttatataatatttatatcttGTATGTAGTTATTttcctattaaaatttattttatatataatataatatttttaaatttttatcgattatattttattatttaaaatatagtttatatattcgaattaaattatatgaataattaatattaattttttaaaaaaatatttaaaatttatattttatatattaaaatattaacaataaattataataaattattttatattcttactaataTATCATAAtgttaactaatttgaacattatttaaatatatatatttattactttgtaacaccatgtctaaaatagacattttatttctcaaaagtactttttgacaacaacattaaacacttaaatcttaaactaaattttttaaaattaattctcaATATTATTTTTCCAGCACACTTTTTAAAaacatttctaaaaaataatgataaaggaGTCCTAAAACCTCCGCGCTCATCCATTGAGAATTATCGTATTTAAATCTTTACACCAAGTCCAAAAATTTTACGGTAACCTTAACACGTACGGCTACGAGTCTCGAAATCTAAATTAAAGACATATATTTTGAAAAATCCGAAAAATACGgagaaataagaaaaatacaaCATTGTAATAAAAGAGCCCACATAATGAGGGTTGTTTTTTGGGTAAATGGGAATTTAGGCCCAAATTACAGAAGGATTTTGGGCTAAAATCGAGCCTAAAAATAGTTTCAGAAAACAAAACCTTCATCTTCTTCGTCTCGATTTCACGATTCAGTCTTTTTGTTTTgggtaaaggaaaaaaaaaagagaaggaaaaatgaTGCGAAGTCGGTTGCTATGGTTCACCTTAGGGTTTTCGGTGACAGCGGCTTCAATCTCTCAATTCATATATAGAGACCTTTGGACTGATCGTTACGCCCTTAAATCTGATGTACTAACATCTGTTGTTTTTTGGTTTCTGGAATTTGGAGaggtttttggtaattttattagtacaatttgattataatttatttgtttctttGAATATTTTTGCAGATGAAGGAGAAATTCGATGCTTTAGAAGCTAGGGTTTCGAATCTGGAAACCCTCCCTACGGAGAATCCAAATCCAGCTCAGGtacttatatttttctttttaattaagaacttttaattctgttttatAATTGGTTAACTAGTTAAATTCGATGTTCAGCTTAACAATCCAGCTCAGGTTTATTTgcaaaaataagtttttaaatgttaCATTTCTGTggaatgaatttgaaatataaacAAGAGAAAATTTGGCATAATTGCTGTAgaatttcatctttttatttatttatttatttggatttGAAATACTAATGACTTGCATAACTAACAGtgttaatacttttttttttggtctttgGGTATTATATACATAATGTACTTCCATTTCCTTTGGTCTTTGAAGTATCATCGTGTTGATACTTcaaattttttatgatatatgGTGATTATATGCTTAATTTACTTCCTCATGTTGTATTGAACTCtatcatttcaaaatttttatggtatatggcaattatataaataatatacttCCGTGTGTAGCTCAGTGTTGTTAAGGGTACAAGGGGCACTCTAGGTACTAGAACCCTTATAATGCCCCAGGCACAAAAAAAGTGCTAGCCTGAGTGAGGTAAGGCgcaatatatttatgtgtgagTATTTGTAAGGCTGTTTGTATGTGTGTATATCTAcatatctatacatataaagcgtAAGATATATAATAAATTCTAAAGTACGGTCCAGTTTATCTACAAaacatgcattttttttattggtcaatatgcataatttccttataGTCGATGTTGGTTGTTGAATGCTCAAAAATGCCTCATTTGAAAGGGTTTGAGGCATTTTTGTTTTATAACACTAAGGTGCAGGCGTGCACCTTGACAACACCGGAGTAGCTTAAAATTCAATGAGCTTCCTTATATACTAAAAAACGAAAAGGCTTTCATGGATTTTCTGAATTGGTAGCAGTAGTATTTCTGCTGTATCTACTCATTTAGTTGAAATTTTTCATGATTTAGCGTCACTGACATGGCAAGTGTGATTTATCTTGCATTTTGCTCTAAGATGGGAATTTGAAGGCTTGAGAGTCTCATCTGTGTTTAGATTTGAGATGCATGCTCACTctaccttttttcttttctctggTCTCTTTTGTTCTTCTTTTATTTCTGGTCTTCTGGCTGGCACGAAACAAGTTTTTAGCCATGAAAGGCTTTTAGAAATTAGGGTTGCCTGCAGCCAATAGGCATATTCTGGGAAAGAACTTTTTCTTTATGAACCGGTAAAGAATTTATATCTAAGCCATATAAAGTTGCAAACAACTGCAAGGAAATGGAATTTGAGTTGGCTATGTGGGATGAGTACACTCCGATACACCTTCATACATTGCTTCTTTCAATAAGAAACTACCTGTTTCTCAATTTAATTTACATCATTTCACTAGTTCGGCATGATAGAGATTGAGCTTTCTTGGTTCATTTGGGTATTTTTTTCCCTTGAATTCACTTTTTGATTCATTGATGTCTCTAAGCTACTTAATCTCATCCTGCATTCTTCTTTCTGGCAGGTTGATGGCTAGATGTTTATTTGGGGTTCACATAACTTTTGTGCTttgaatatatttgaattttttgtttcctttttattatatatttgaggTTTTTTGAACTAAGAGTTCAAAACTCTATCAACAGACCGGATCACCCGGTTGTTGGCGAATGTATTTGATttcgaaacaaaaaggaaaaaagatgaTTTAAGTTACTTTTATTATGACATTTTGAAGAATGTTGTTGTAGAATGATCGTTGCCTTTTTGGACTAATGTGATGTAGTATCTCCAaaccatcaaaatttcttaatagCATACAACTTCCTGTTATTTTCAGGGTATTAATcatttttggtttttcatttttaaagctTGAGTTTTATCCGGATTAACAGTCTAATTTCTTGATCATGTTCGATTATGCTTGTGTACAgagtaaaaatatatttgattaagggtctgtttgattggcagtgaaatgttttccgtaaaatgatttctggaaaatgttttacttttctgtaaaatgatttctggaaaatgttttacttttctgtaaaatgatttactggaaaatattttctggtgtttgattgaatctgtgtaaaatattttctgctgtttgacagatttcctgaaaatatttttcggaaaagttgtttttacatatattaataaatttatatacatattaataaatttttatattttaaattattttttcacatattgcaatgatttatttataaataaattttttattaataaaagttttatctaattaaattcgaAATGTTCATCTATTTGTAGATTATATCGATTTgattttactttttcattattaaaacatttatttgtatttaaattttatattaatttgattctaCTTTTATCCAATCTGATTCTTGTGATACATATATTTAACAtgggatttaaattaaaataaaaaatactgtaattattagaaaatttcattttttttaaaaaactagtATATTGTATTAACTCGTACTAAATGATATGTCAAACTTAAATTGCTACATTAATATATGTTGGGTAACTAATGCAAGTGTAATATGCAATTAAAAGCTAGAATTTAAATGTTACCAACACAAAAAATAAAGACgagataataaaaattattgaaaaagaaaagcaaaacagtAATCCATAGCACAATAAGAAACTAGTTATATTGTTGTTCTCTTTTTTCTATCCAAACtcaaaacaaaacatcaaaatcgCATTTAGTACTGCCAAAGTCTTTTATGGTTCCATCTAAGATTTGCAATAAATGAATTTGAAACTACTTAGGACCAATGTCTTTGAGAGCACAGATCTGCTCTTCCCCCATTGCAGACATAACAGATACAACCAGGTCTTTCCCCTCAGCAAAACCATCTTTGATCTGCAATCACACCAAAACAcatgaatgtaaaattatataactACCATCTTCATGATATGTAAATTGGAACCAACATTTTCATGTTTGGATATATGGACATCACATCAGGCACCAGTCGCAAGAGATATTAGTAAAATGCAACTCATATTTTCATGTTTAGAATGTGTTTGTCATGTATATATAGACATTTGCATCAGGTACAAGTCGTGTGAGTTAAGATAATGTCTAACAACCCGGTAAAACTATAGCAGCACATATATAAAAGAACAATACAGTTCAGTTAGTACAACATGAGAAAAATGACTATATTTCCCTAAAAGAATATGAGGTTCATATTAAAAACCTTGTTCTTGAAAACCAAGTCCTGCAAACAAGTGAAGCCAGAGAAAAGACCTTATGTAACACCATTAGACCATAGTCCATGCACAAGAAAACCAAACAgtctaaaaagaaaggaaatattaATAAAGGAACTCAAAACGGACCTTGACTTCTCTGAAAAAAGATCTCAGCTCGTCCAATGGCTTCTCAAAACTTCCATACATTCTAATGGATAACCTTAGCCACTTTGAAATATGTGCTCTATTCTTTTCATCTTGATCACAAAAAACCATTTCCATTTAAATATGCATTAAAACGAAAGGGGATAATTACTATCATTTTCTTAATGTTATTAAGAACATTACCTCAAATGCAGCAAAATATCACAAGccatattttagttaaataaatatATGGCGTCAGACTATTATACTGCTGAACTTTGGTACGAAAACATCTAATAGAAGACTCTAAGGAAGTGCAGCTACTAGCTAATAGTAACATCTGCACATTTCTAGGGGCATTGCTTCACATATTTATACAAGTTTGATGCTTTGATACAATCAAGTAGAGCTGACTAAATTCTTCAGAAAAAGAAATAGGAAATTCTCAGAAGCTAAGGATTTGTTTTACTTGCCCTGTACAACTCATCCTAGCCAAAAAATGCACAAAGAAAAAGTAGAAAACAGTTTTAGACTTAACCCAAACCCAACTGGTTATCATATGATATACATTTagtgaagatgcctatgaatctCACTAGAGGCAATGCAATAAACCATCAATGAATACTCTGTTTCATATAAAAGATTACCCTAGTCCACTTCTTATCCTACCCATCTACGTTTTGGGGAAGAGCTTTGCTCTCTTCCATATCTGCTCACCTAGCAGACAAATAGTGAACTATCACAAGTCCATGGCATCACTGGTAATTTGAGCAAGGGATTAGACATTGGCCACAAAGATGTTCCCTTGTATATTCATTTGATAGTAAGTTGTGTGATGTTAGCATTTTATATTCAGAAGCTTGTGTAATAGCTAAAACCAAATCCAAAATGATTACCTAGTAGGATGATGGCTCCATAATCATATCTATGGCGTATACAACACCCTGCATAGTAAAAAAGGTAGTCATTGAATAACACCATTGAACTGAAGaaagttctttttcttttttttttcaagggGAGATTTATGAAGAATATATGCTTAAATGACATAATCAACCATCTGTATATAACcaaaatataaccaaaatatCATCCAGCAAGAAAAGTCGCCCAAATAGGAGGTGAATAGCCCAATAGATAATCTGTAATCTTCACCGGCTACTATACTTTCTCTCAATTTGATGACAATCagcataattcattaaaataaaaatgttagaaatcaaaGAACGAGAGAGGAAGAGGGGAAACAAAACAGAATATGCTgagaagagaagatgaagaacaGAAGGAGAAAAAGGAATGAAGAacggaagaagaagaaggagccTTACCTGGATTAAGGAGGAACCGGAAGAGGTCCTTGACCAAACTGATTTGCAGCCCAAGGGGAAGGGAAAATGGGAGGGGAAGGGAAAGGGGAAAGGGGAGAAGAAGGCATCAttccggaaaatgtcttaccgagtTCAAAagcgtaagacattttccccCAATTTGTAATAGGTTTTCCCGTGTTGCGGAACTGGTTTtacaaaaggaaaatattttcctgctATCAAACACTGGAAAACGTGTAAAACCAATTCCGGAATTGGTTTTCCCCCTATCAAACACAACCTAAGTTCGTTCTATGTTTGAGACTTGTATTTCAACAGAATAACAAAAAAAGCTAAAAAAGAGTCTGGATAATAAATATATTCTCAAGGCTACACATCTAGGGTAAAATTGTAAGTAGAAACACAATATATTCATATTAGAAGGCAAACCCCAACAAGCATGTTGAGAAAAATGGAAAGCATTGTGTACTTCTGTCTTTCGAAATCAAATGGAAAGCATTGTGCACTTTTGTCTTTCAAAATCAAACTCTGCGTTGCAAACTCAATCTGATCCAATCTCCTAACTTCTTCACCAATTGAAAATATCCATGTCTCAAAGACCTGTTAATCAGTAACGAAACAAAAGCTCCCCAAAATCCAACAAAGAATCCAGTGGCCATCCCAGTAAAAACCACAGGCTCAAACAATCCTTTGTCACTTTCACTCCTATTTTCAATATTGCTATTTTTAGGCGACTTTGGTAGCTCATTTCCAGGACATTTCTTCAACGGGGTTCTGCACAGTCTTGGATTTCCTGAATATGAAGTAGCATCGAAACTCTGCAGTTGAGTGCTTAAGGGAATTCTTCTGAACAAATTGTTGTTTGACAAGTCCAAAACACAGAGAAAGTATAAATCGAACATGCTCTTCGAGATTTCGCCAGACAAGTTGTTTGTTGACAAATCGAGTGATTCCATTGCCTTCAATTGGCCAATCTCCCTAATTATGCATCCACTCAACGTGTTTCTTGATAGATTCAGAGAAATCAATCCTTGCAGACTTGCTATTTCTTGAGGGATTTCCCCACTGAATATGTTGGATGACAAGTCAATGCTCTTAAGTAATCCAAGAGTTCTCTGATATTCTTGTTCCACACCTTTTCATATAACTAACAGATGATCATCGAAAAAGCCACCATATTTCACAATATTGGAATTAATACCATAAATATCATGATAGACATACCCCAACATGATGGTTGCTATCGAGCTCTCAAGGTTAGCCATTGTGGTCAAATTGTTGAGGCATGATGGAATGCTTCGTGATATGTTGTTGAGAGAAAGATCCAATACTTGAAgaaattgtagatgacataaagTTGAAGGTATGCCACCATGAAACTTATTTGATCGTAGACGAAGAATAATCAGACTCTCTAGTCTCTCCCCTATCCACGATGGAATGGTTCCAGTTAATCTGTTTTCCCCCAAATCCAAGAGTTTTAAGTGGGTACAATATTCTAGGGATTGAGGTATTTCACCATATAAACTAGTGTTCCTTAGATGCAATGATCCCAACTAGTTAATTGATCCCAATGAATTAGGGATTACCCCTGACAAATTACTGTTCTCTAAATTGATAATAGATAATTGCTGGTATGTAGTCCAACAATCTGGAATCTGACCCGATAACAAATTGTTAGAGAGATCAAGATAAGACAAATAACTATCCTTCTCTATGCATAAGAAAGACAATGATCCATTGAACATATTGTTGGATAGATCCAACATCGATAAATTAGACAAAAATTGAGGCATGTGACCACAAAAAAAGATTAGAACTCAAATCCATTAAAGGGAACGTATCAAATTTTAGTGGCAGATTTGGAACTCTCCCACTAATTTGGTTGAAGGAAAGGTTCAAAAACAAGAGTTTTGAAGGCAAATTCCAGAACGAATCGGGGATGACATCTGAAATGTTGGAGTTGGAGATATCTAGATGCAAGAAATTAACTTGCTTCTTAAGCAACTGGGAAATTGGGGGCTAAGCTCGCAGGACTCAATCCAATAAAATAAAGTTGAAACGTAGGGATCCAATCAGAGCTGGGATGGAATGACAAAGCACTAAAAGATATGGACAGAAATTGCAATTTGGTAAGATTTGAAAGATGAGCTTCAGAAATGACACCATGCAAAGAGTTGTTGGAGACATCCAAAAGCTCAAGTTTAGACATTTTCCCGATGCTCAACAGAAGAGGCCCTTCGAATCGGTTCCCTCTAAGAGATAATTCTCTCAAAGATGACAATCTTGAAAGATCAGACAATGGCCCAGTGAATCGATTTTCATCTAAATTCAAAACATTGAGCTTTGAAAATTCTCCAAAGTTGTCTTCGAAATGGCCGCTCAATTGGTTATATCCAACATCTAATTCTCTCAAAGATGAAAATGGTACGAAGCTGGGCAAGGATCCATTGAAATGGTTAAAATCCAACTTCAAAACCTCCAGAGAATCCTTGGCACATCCACTCAAGTTCTTCACAACAAAGGTGAGAGGTCCACTGAGACTGTTTTCctgtaagtttaattcttttaAAGTGCAGAGATTGCCCAAGGTTTTTGGTATTCCACCTTCGAGATTAATTCCCTCGAAACTAATGCGTTCAAGAGATTGCATGTTGTCAAAAGTATCTGGGATCAAACTTGGAAAATAACTATAAGAAAGATCGAGTTCAACCAAGTTTTGACTTATATTCAATAACAGAGGAAAAGCCGAAGGATGAAAAGTAGAAAGCCGAATCAGGTGAAGAACAGATAAAGAGTTTGAGGAATTAAAATGGACAAGAGATGATGGATCAACCTCCGCAAAGTCACATTTTTCAAAGTGTAAAACTGAGAGGGAAGGATGAGATTGAATAACTTAGAGCCAGTTTGTAGCTTTTGCAAATAGTGCAAACAGCAGTGCAAGGCATAGGTGAAAATGGAAATGAGCTCGTCTTCCTTCAACGAAGACACAAAATTAATGGCAACAATGCACTCTGAAACGGTAGTTCCAAAGAGAGCGTGTAACTAATAAGTAATCCTTTGACCATATTGTCCAATACTGTTTGTAGTTTAGTGTCCGGAGATTTTTGTTCATCTTATGTGATTGTCACTATTGCTAGGAAAATGATATGGAGACAAATTAGTTAACCACATGCCGACATCTGTCTATCCTCTATTGATTACTATGCACTGCTAACATTAGTTATTGTTTATTTTCTTCTAACTTTGTTGATTCGAATTGCTAGCCCTTTTGGCTGATGCTTCATCGAAGACATAATTCTCTCAAAGATGATAATCTTGAAAGATAAAGTAATGGCCCAGTGATTTGATTTTCATCCAAATACAAAACACTGAGCTTTGAAATGGTACCAAACTAGGCAAGgatgtattaaaaattttaagaccCAAGGACTTTGGTATTCCACCTTTGAGATTATTTCCATTTAAATTAATGCGTTCAAGAGATGGCCTCGGTGATTGATTATAAGGGAGTTCGAGTTCAACAAAGTTTCTGACTTATATTCAACAACAGAGGAAAAGTCACCTCCAGTAATTTGCCTTAGTGTCTACATTTTAGAAATGGGAAATGTCCATATCATTTCCACTTTGACCATCGGTAAACACCCATCAACctttatttacttatattatttTGCAGTGGAAAATTGGCTACTTCACTCACTGTACTGCTTTCCTTGTTGTTTTCTGGAAACGACTATTGGTGTTAAAGGCAGTAGCAAGCTGGTTTGGCCTTGCTTGTGCAGCAAGCCTCGTGGCTTGGGGAAGAAACAAAAGCAGAAAATGCTTTGCAAAAtggaaaaacagaaaagaaagagagagattgAATGAGATTCAAGCtgaattttttattcattaattgatgaggcataatgccattacatatatgaaataacttttacaaaataaacaagttttcacctaataacatacctaacaccactaatttGCCTAGTAACTTAATAAGCTAGCTTGTATGTGTTGCTTTGCTGAATTATCAGTCAATCaacacctaattacatcaaaatgcagctaccaactaagtttAAAACCAACTAAAATACAAAAAGTTCATTGGAGTAACCAAATGAAACAAGAATAGTTTCAGCTTGCTGCTTGCTGCACGTTCCCTGCATGACCACCTTGGCTGCTGCATGGAGGctgacttcaacactcctcctcagCTTCCATGCTGCTGACTCCCAATTGCTTTTTTAAGCTCATGAATCTCGATACTTCAAGAGCttttgtgaagatatcagcaatCTGTTCTTCAGAATTGCAGTGAACCAACTCAATCTCTCGAGC containing:
- the LOC107954013 gene encoding uncharacterized protein, with the protein product MMRSRLLWFTLGFSVTAASISQFIYRDLWTDRYALKSDMKEKFDALEARVSNLETLPTENPNPAQVDG